DNA sequence from the Alkaliphilus metalliredigens QYMF genome:
ATTTGCTTTATAGTGAATATCATTCCCTTGAGGGATTGAATAATTATATTTCTGTCCACCTTAGATAGTTGACTTAAGAGTATGTCCTCATTTATTTGTAATGTCTTTAAAAGACCCAATACAAAATTTTTAGGTAGTAAGCTTTGTAGAAATCCTCTAATTGTTTTTGAATGTCCTTTTACGTTCCGAGAAAGAAGTTTTTCTAATAATACATGTTCTGTCATATTGGGTAAAAAATCTACTGACATAGGAGATGTACCCTCTTGCAAATATCTGGCGATGTAGGCCGAAAGTTTTAAAATAACAGGACCTGAGCACCCATAATGAGTGAACAGTATGGAATCTCTAAGTGAGATCCGTTTCTTTCCCTCTACCTCATAGGAAACAATCACATCTTCTAAAGAAATTCCCATGAGGGTCTTCACCCAACTCTCATTTAGTTCCAGGGAGACTAGACTTGGTCGTAGTTTGATAATACGATGGCCTATTTGTTTAGCCAGTTTGAAACCATCACCAGTACTTCCTGTATGAGGATAGGACATGCCACCAGTAGAGAGAATCACCTTTTGAGTATAGATGGATTCATTATTGTTTAATTGAACGCCTAGAACCTTCCCATTTGAAGTCAAAATGCTTTTAACCGTAGCGTTATAGCGTATTTTCACATTGTGTTTTTTCAATAAATTTTCAAATAATGAAATGACATCAGCAGACCTATTACTTTGGGGGAAGACTTTATTGTCTTTTTCAATTTTTGTCTCTACATCATGACTACATAAGAAATCAATTAAATCATAAGGAGTGAAGGTATTTATTGCCTTATATAGAAATTTTCCATTAACCATGGTATTAACTATGATATCAGAAGGATCACAGTAATTTGTAACATTACACCGGCCACCACCTGTGATAGCTAACTTTTTTCCCACTTGCATATTTTTTTCCAATAGGATCACAGATTTGCCCTTTTGTGCAGCCATTAGGGCAGCCATCATACCTGCAGGACCTCCACCAATAACAACAACAGAATTATTCATGTTCATCACCTACTGACAGTATATCCAAGTGAGACAGGTCATTATACTTTACCAGTACAGGACCACATTCTTTATACTCAATTAAGTTGATGGCACAATTATTCTGCTTTAAACGATAAAAATTGCTTAAGGGCATTCCTAATACATGCAGTAAGTACAATTTTATGACTGCACCATGACTAACTAAAACAAGTCTATCTTTCTTTGATTGAATCATTATATTCTCAATAGCCTCAACGATGCGTTTCTGAGCATTTTTCAGATTTTCTCCCTTGGGAATAAGGGTTAGATGCGGTGTGTCACGCCAGCATGAAAAGTCATCAACGTAATTAGACTCAATTTCTTTAATTGTTAGTCCTTCCCATTCCCCAAAATTCATTTCCGATAATCCATGATCGTAGTGACAGGGAATGCCTAACTGTTCTTTAATTATCATGGCTGTAGATTTGGCTCTATTAAGATTACTGGAATAGATAACCTGTATTTTATTATTCATTAATTTTTGACCAGCTAACTCAGCTTGTTGAAGACCACCAGGAGTGAGCCTGGAATCTCTCCTACCTTGGGTTCTACCCTCTAGATTCCAATTTGTCTCACCATGGCGTAATAAAAAAAGTTGTTTCATATTAATCAATCCAATCTGTATGGTTTATTAGAAGCTACGTTGAGAAAATTATACTACTTAATTGACAAAAACGAAAGACGATCTAATGATCGTCTTTCGTAGATTTATGATGTGGGTGAGTCGTATCTAAATATTAACCTTGTCGATCATATATATTATATTTTTCCCAAATTTCTTCTAGTTTATTAAAATAATCCGTAACCTCTTCTTTTTCCCGCATACCAACTGCAACAATGATGGCATTGATTAAGCTTAGGGGTGCAACTAAAGAATCTACAAAGGATAACATATTACTTTTAGCCGTTAGAGAATGGTCTGCTATGTCAGCTAATGGAGATAATAAACTATCTGTAATACCAACGATTGGAACCCCTTGTTCCTTAGCATATTTTACAGTTTGTAAAGTTCTATTAGAGTATCTTGGAAAACTGATAGCAATCACCAGGTCTTTGTCAGACACCCTTAGCATTTGTTCAAAGAGATCACTGATCCCATAGCTAATAATTTTCACATTATCTAAAACTAGATTCAAATAAAAGCCTAAGTATTCAGCCAGTGCAGTTGAACTTCTCAATCCGATTATGTAAATTTTATCGGCTTTAAAGATAAGATCAATTACTTCTAGAAATACTTCATGGTCAATGCTGTCTAATGTTGAACGGATGTTATCCATATCAGATTTCAAAACTTTTTTAAGGGCTTCTATCTCATCAGGGTACTCTCGAGCCATTTCTACTCTTTGTACCGTTGTTAATTTGGTCTTAATGATCTCCTGTAAACCCCTTTGCAATTGCGGATATCCCTCGAAATCCATTGCATTGGCAAATCTGACCACAGTAGACTCACTGACACCAACTTTGTCCCCTAATTTTGAGGCAGTCATGAAAGCTGCCTTGTCATAATTGTCAATTATATATTGAGCTATCAGTTTTTGCCCTTTACTTAATTTCGAAAACCGCTTTTGTATTTCCATAATAAGATTTCGGTTGTCTTCAACCATGTGTCATCATCCTAATTAATTATTTGTTTTTTACTAATTCATATCCTTCTAGTAGTGCTTTTTTATTTAACTCCTCAGTTCCTCTAGGAACACGATGTAGTACTGCCTTCTCTAAAGAATCTTTCGTGACGATATCTGTTAACTGCTGAATGACACCGAGGGCTACGATGTTTCCCACCATGGGTTTGTTTATTTTTATATTAGCTGTATCCAATATAGGTACACGAACGACATTAGTAGGAAGTACTAAATCGTCTGTACATATGGTACTATCAATAATGAGCATACCATCAGGATGAAGACCACCTATGTACTTTTTGCAAGCCTGCTTAGTAAGTACAAGTAGTAAATCTGCTTGTTCAACCTTTGGATAATCAATTTCATCTTCACTGATAATTACTTCTGCTTTGCTTGCACCACCTCTAGCTTCTGGACCATATGACTGAGACTGAATCGCATTTTTATTATCCATAATAGCGGCTTCAGCCAAAATAATGCCAGCTAGTATTAATCCTTGACCCCCTGCACCACCAAGACGTATTTCAAATCTGCTATCCATATTATCTCCCCTTTTGAAGTTTCTCGATAATTTTTAAATATTCAGCAGCATACTCTGGTTCTGTTGTGTTTTTCAGTATACCTGTCAATATCTTATCTTTTTTCTTTTCAGGAGGTACTTTATCCACGACCTTCACATCAATAGTCGCATCCTTTAAAGCATTCAACATTTCAAAAGCTGAACCCTTATTATTTTTTCGTCCATAATAGGTGGGACAGGTACTAATGGCATCAACCAGTGAAAATCCAGTATGGTCAATGGCCTGCTCAATAAGCTTACTTAGCTGGATTGCATGATAAGCAGTCCCTCTTCCTACGAAAGTAGCGCCAGCTGCATCTACAAGTTTGCATATATCAAAGGGCTGGTCGATATTACCAAAGGGGGCAGTTGTACCAAATTCATTTGTTGGTGTTGTAGGGGAATACTGACCACCTGTCATCCCATAAATATTATTATTAAAAACAATCGTTGTAATGTCAATATTTCTTCTACTTGCATGAATGAGGTGATTTCCCCCAATAGCTGTACAATCACCGTCTCCTGTTATTACAATTACCTTTAGGTCTGGATTAGCTAGTTTGACTCCTGTGGCAAAGGCTAAGGCCCTGCCATGTAGCGTATGTAGTGTATTATAGTCCATATAGCCAGGAGCACGAGATGAGCAGCCGATACCAGAAACAAGACAGATTTTATCCTTATCCAATTTAAGATTATCAATGGCTTGAGCTAAGGCTCTCATAATAATACCATGACCACAACCAGGACACCATATATGAGGTAATCGCTGTAGTCTAAAATGACTATTAACTAACTGACTTCCCATTATAGTACCTCCTTAATTTTTGTCAAAATTTCATCGGGAGTGATGGCTTCACCATTTACTTTTCCAAGACTAAATACCTGACTTTGTCCAGCTATAACTCTTTCAACCGCTAAAACATATTGACCTAAGTTGAGTTCTGGAACGATAAACTTAATGTTACGTTTTGCTAATTGACGAATTTGCTTTTCTGGGAATGGCCAAATCGTCAGTGCTTTAAATAAACCTACTTTCAAACCTAATTTTCTAGCCTCTTTCATGGCACTGCGGGCAGAGCGAGCAGTTGCACCATAGGCCAAAAGCACAATTTCAGCATCTTCTATCTGCTCTTCTTCATACAGTACAATGTCATCTATGTTATTGGTGATTTTATTCATAATTCGTCTCAGTAGTTTATCAGAAATGTCAGGATCACTGGTGGGGAATCCAAAATCATCATGCATTAAACCAGTTACATGAAAGTGGAACCCATCTCCAAATGCTGCCATTTTAGGTACAAGTTCCGAACCCTCTATTTGGTAAGGCTTGTAATTTGGGTCATCTTTGTGGGGTTTAGTGCGATCAATGATTTCAATTTGATCTAAATCTGGGATTTCAATCTTTTCTCTCATATGGCCAACAATTTCATCTAACATTAAAAAAACTGGAGTCCTATATTTTTCTGCAAAATTAAATGCCTTGATTGTTAGATCATAGGTTTCTCTAACGGAGGACGGAGACAATGCAATCACAGGATGATCACCATGGGTTCCCCACTTTGCCTGCATGATATCTCCCTGTGAAGGAGCAGTAGGCAATCCAGTACTAGGACCATATCTTTGTACATTGACAACAACACATGGGATTTCTGCCAGTGCTGCGTAACCTATACTTTCCTGCTTTAATGAAAAACCAGGACCACTGGTGGCAGTCATTGACTTCAAACCAGCTAATGAACCTCCAATTGTAGCTGCCATACCAGCAATTTCATCTTCCATCTGAATAAACTTTCCTCCCACTTGAGGGAGCTTTTGTGAACAAAGCTCAGCAATCTCTGTTGATGGTGTAATCGGATACCCAGCATAAAACTTTAAGCCTGCTACCAATGCACCTTCAACACAGGCTTCATTTCCCTGCATCAATTTCACTCTCTTATACATATAATTAACCCTCCAAGTAAATGGCATAGTCTGGACATCTTAGTTCGCATTGTCCGCATTTTATACATAAATCTT
Encoded proteins:
- a CDS encoding 2-oxoacid:ferredoxin oxidoreductase subunit beta, with product MGSQLVNSHFRLQRLPHIWCPGCGHGIIMRALAQAIDNLKLDKDKICLVSGIGCSSRAPGYMDYNTLHTLHGRALAFATGVKLANPDLKVIVITGDGDCTAIGGNHLIHASRRNIDITTIVFNNNIYGMTGGQYSPTTPTNEFGTTAPFGNIDQPFDICKLVDAAGATFVGRGTAYHAIQLSKLIEQAIDHTGFSLVDAISTCPTYYGRKNNKGSAFEMLNALKDATIDVKVVDKVPPEKKKDKILTGILKNTTEPEYAAEYLKIIEKLQKGR
- a CDS encoding MurR/RpiR family transcriptional regulator, translating into MVEDNRNLIMEIQKRFSKLSKGQKLIAQYIIDNYDKAAFMTASKLGDKVGVSESTVVRFANAMDFEGYPQLQRGLQEIIKTKLTTVQRVEMAREYPDEIEALKKVLKSDMDNIRSTLDSIDHEVFLEVIDLIFKADKIYIIGLRSSTALAEYLGFYLNLVLDNVKIISYGISDLFEQMLRVSDKDLVIAISFPRYSNRTLQTVKYAKEQGVPIVGITDSLLSPLADIADHSLTAKSNMLSFVDSLVAPLSLINAIIVAVGMREKEEVTDYFNKLEEIWEKYNIYDRQG
- a CDS encoding histidine phosphatase family protein — protein: MKQLFLLRHGETNWNLEGRTQGRRDSRLTPGGLQQAELAGQKLMNNKIQVIYSSNLNRAKSTAMIIKEQLGIPCHYDHGLSEMNFGEWEGLTIKEIESNYVDDFSCWRDTPHLTLIPKGENLKNAQKRIVEAIENIMIQSKKDRLVLVSHGAVIKLYLLHVLGMPLSNFYRLKQNNCAINLIEYKECGPVLVKYNDLSHLDILSVGDEHE
- a CDS encoding 2-oxoacid:acceptor oxidoreductase subunit alpha, translating into MYKRVKLMQGNEACVEGALVAGLKFYAGYPITPSTEIAELCSQKLPQVGGKFIQMEDEIAGMAATIGGSLAGLKSMTATSGPGFSLKQESIGYAALAEIPCVVVNVQRYGPSTGLPTAPSQGDIMQAKWGTHGDHPVIALSPSSVRETYDLTIKAFNFAEKYRTPVFLMLDEIVGHMREKIEIPDLDQIEIIDRTKPHKDDPNYKPYQIEGSELVPKMAAFGDGFHFHVTGLMHDDFGFPTSDPDISDKLLRRIMNKITNNIDDIVLYEEEQIEDAEIVLLAYGATARSARSAMKEARKLGLKVGLFKALTIWPFPEKQIRQLAKRNIKFIVPELNLGQYVLAVERVIAGQSQVFSLGKVNGEAITPDEILTKIKEVL
- a CDS encoding BaiN/RdsA family NAD(P)/FAD-dependent oxidoreductase — translated: MNNSVVVIGGGPAGMMAALMAAQKGKSVILLEKNMQVGKKLAITGGGRCNVTNYCDPSDIIVNTMVNGKFLYKAINTFTPYDLIDFLCSHDVETKIEKDNKVFPQSNRSADVISLFENLLKKHNVKIRYNATVKSILTSNGKVLGVQLNNNESIYTQKVILSTGGMSYPHTGSTGDGFKLAKQIGHRIIKLRPSLVSLELNESWVKTLMGISLEDVIVSYEVEGKKRISLRDSILFTHYGCSGPVILKLSAYIARYLQEGTSPMSVDFLPNMTEHVLLEKLLSRNVKGHSKTIRGFLQSLLPKNFVLGLLKTLQINEDILLSQLSKVDRNIIIQSLKGMIFTIKQMRSINEAIITSGGIDIKEVDPSTMESKLLKGLYFAGEILDVDALTGGFNLQIAFSTGFLAGSST
- a CDS encoding 2-oxoacid:acceptor oxidoreductase family protein; this encodes MDSRFEIRLGGAGGQGLILAGIILAEAAIMDNKNAIQSQSYGPEARGGASKAEVIISEDEIDYPKVEQADLLLVLTKQACKKYIGGLHPDGMLIIDSTICTDDLVLPTNVVRVPILDTANIKINKPMVGNIVALGVIQQLTDIVTKDSLEKAVLHRVPRGTEELNKKALLEGYELVKNK